In Gammaproteobacteria bacterium, the sequence CGGAAGTTTCCTCCGTGCGCGACTCCGACCGCGTGCTGGGGCTGTTGGGCAGCAAGACCAAGCGCGCGGCAAACGGCGGCGACGCCATCACCGAACACCTGATCCTCACGCGCTACTCTCCCACGCGCGTCAGGGCCGGCGAGATGCTCAAAGTCGAGGACGTGCAGGACATCCTCGCCATCCCGCTGCTGGGCGTGATTCCCGAGTCGGCCTCGGTGCTCACCTGTTCCAACCAGGGCACGCCCGTAATCCTCGAAGAAAGCAGCGACGCCGGTCAGGCGTACAGCGATCTGGTTGATCGCTATCTGGGTGAAGAAAAGGCGCATCGCTTTATCCACGAAAAGCGACGCGGCCTGTTCAGCCGCATGTTCGGGGGGGCGAGCGCGTGATGCGATTTCTGGATTTTTTCCGCCACGCGAGAGGCGACGCCACCGCGCCGGTCGCCAAGGAGCGACTGCAGGTTATCGTCGCCCACCAGCGGCGCCATAAAGACGCGCCGGAATATCTGGCCCGTCTGCAGAAAGACATTCTGGCCGTGATCCGCCGCTACGCCAAGGTCGCGGACGACGCCGTGGACGTGCAGGTGGAACGCTCCAACGGCTGCGAGGTCCTGGAGCTGAACGTCACCCTGCCAGACGAAG encodes:
- the minE gene encoding cell division topological specificity factor MinE; the protein is MRFLDFFRHARGDATAPVAKERLQVIVAHQRRHKDAPEYLARLQKDILAVIRRYAKVADDAVDVQVERSNGCEVLELNVTLPDEGIHLPARRQRQRRGK